One genomic window of Mercenaria mercenaria strain notata chromosome 2, MADL_Memer_1, whole genome shotgun sequence includes the following:
- the LOC128549770 gene encoding uncharacterized protein LOC128549770, with product MFHQVRVTEEECDALRFLWWPGGDIIHQPKCYRIKVHLFGATSSPSCAAYALKRTATDNPRLFEKEVVSTVERDFYVDDCLKSVETDDKAIMLATDLQTLMKLGGFRLTKWLSNSRAVLNAIPESELAPSVVSLSLDETLPCNRALGVQWNVNDDRIQIKVKLSDKPHTRRGILSVVSSIYDPLGLVSPVTLQAKAIIQSLCRLKIGWDDQIPQRINNEWHTWLSTLPCLEKVPVNRCFRPSDCVKSTELHIFSDGSETAYRACAYIRFVDTYDNVTCSLFIGKSGLAPIKQMSIPRLELSGSVVACRIYAMLSDELDIKIDQVTFWTDSMIVLGYIKNVSKRFKTFVGNRLSIIHNTTSPDLWRHIDTKSNPADIASRGIHANDTKNLYIWLNGPDFLRKDHTQWPQNQLAPEVTGNDTEVKREVKINITMTNRSPDDIIDRYSNWTKLRRAVAWLLRYKVFCRQKLYLNHELDMEERNIT from the coding sequence ATGTTTCACCAGGTGCGTGTTACGGAAGAAGAGTGTGATGCTTTAAGATTTCTATGGTGGCCAGGTGGTGACATCATACATCAGCCAAAGTGCTATCGTATCAAGGTACATTTGTTTGGAGCTACATCATCACCCAGTTGTGCAGCATATGCCTTAAAGCGTACTGCAACCGACAATCCCCGTTTATTTGAAAAGGAAGTGGTTTCTACAGTAGAACGAGATTTTTATGTCGATGATTGTCTGAAGTCTGTAGAAACGGATGATAAAGCTATCATGCTGGCTACAGATCTGCAAACACTAATGAAGTTAGGCGGATTCCGACTTACGAAGTGGTTAAGTAACAGTAGGGCTGTACTGAACGCTATTCCAGAATCTGAACTCGCACCATCTGTCGTCAGTCTGAGTCTAGACGAAACTTTACCATGTAATCGAGCACTTGGTGTGCAATGGAATGTTAACGACGACAGAATCCAGATTAAAGTCAAGCTGTCCGATAAGCCACACACGAGACGCGGCATTCTATCAGTTGTAAGTTCAATATACGACCCACTGGGACTCGTCTCGCCCGTTACACTTCAAGCTAAAGCAATAATACAGAGCCTGTGCAGACTGAAGATCGGCTGGGATGACCAGATACCACAGAGAATCAACAATGAATGGCATACCTGGCTATCAACCTTACCTTGTCTGGAGAAAGTGCCTGTAAACCGCTGTTTCCGACCAAGTGACTGTGTTAAATCTACGGAACTGCATATATTTAGTGATGGATCCGAAACCGCCTATAGAGCCTGTGCTTACATTCGATTTGTTGATACCTATGACAATGTAACGTGTTCTCTATTCATAGGAAAATCTGGTTTAGCCCCGATCAAACAGATGTCTATACCACGTCTTGAGTTATCCGGATCTGTTGTCGCTTGTCGTATTTATGCGATGTTGTCCGATGAACTAGATATAAAGATTGATCAAGTTACCTTCTGGACTGATTCCATGATCGTATTAGGATACATAAAGAACGTATCAAAACGGTTCAAGACATTCGTTGGCAACAGACTCAGCATTATACATAATACTACCTCACCAGACCTGTGGCGCCATATTGACACAAAGTCGAATCCCGCAGATATAGCTTCAAGGGGCATACATGCGAATGACACTAAGAATCTATATATTTGGCTAAATGGACCAGATTTTCTAAGAAAAGATCATACTCAGTGGCCACAGAATCAGCTTGCACCGGAAGTAACCGGCAATGATACAGAAGTGAAGAGAGAAGTCAAGATAAACATCACAATGACTAATAGAAGTCCAGATGATATCATTGACCGCTACTCAAATTGGACTAAACTTAGAAGAGCAGTCGCGTGGTTACTTAGATACAAGGTATTTTGCAGACAGAAATTATACTTAAATCACGAACTTGACATGGAAGAAAGAAACATAACATAA
- the LOC128549771 gene encoding uncharacterized protein LOC128549771 — protein MCSSARDQGHNQDEAMSAHTIDNMNSEVSVSTIDVAFQKLASTLREGFNLPKPELLPFSGKPTEYCKFVKNFETNIESKITYDRLRLSYLIQYCYGEAKCCIEDCVLLEPSEGYRRARDILFSRYGRPHVIARTYIEKLVYGPQIAASDTDGLSKLVLEMQRCEITLSQLGYNSDVDNSENLRRIVKRLPMHLRVKWVDIAHVINKSGREVHFTDLVKFVDEKSRVASSMYGIDLIKENRTAKSTSGKPHGTKPVKDVTTLTTHSNSDQRRNERKCRCCHGNCLDVSVCSKFKSMRLNERKELVGKFKLCYNSLKGNHSSSNCRKPKSCTVPGCEVKHNMLLHSWSRPNPESSATKAVTCASVKNSNVKNCLGIIPVIVNAENGNSCQTYALLDDGAYKTLCDERLLQSLNVTSKPVTFNISTVNSTSSTIHGQEIDLTVMAVDENRNEEVTLSKVWSVKELPISTRSGAVNVDLKKLPYLSDIDIPQIDTNNVMLLIGTDSPAAHIPLEVRSGNSDQPYAVRSQLGWAVRGPVQDTCAPDTVNVHFEQSRDVLLQQQLERMWNTEFNDRSLNENESMSVEDKHALHIVESSLTHEDGHYKIGLPCRKENASLPNNIALA, from the coding sequence aTGTGTAGCAGTGCACGTGATCAAGGGCATAATCAAGATGAGGCTATGAGTGCGCATACTATAGACAATATGAACTCCGAGGTTAGTGTTTCTACAATAGACGTAGCGTTCCAGAAACTTGCATCTACACTTCGTGAAGGGTTCAATCTTCCGAAACCGGAATTACTCCCATTTAGCGGCAAGCCAACTGAATATTGTAAGTTCGTCAAAAACTTCGAAACTAATATCGAAAGTAAAATTacttatgataggcttaggttgAGCTATTTAATACAGTACTGTTACGGTGAAGCAAAGTGTTGTATTGAAGATTGTGTTTTGTTGGAACCCAGTGAAGGATACAGGCGCGCACGTGACATCTTGTTCTCACGTTATGGAAGGCCGCACGTGATCGCTAGAACATATATTGAAAAGTTAGTATACGGTCCACAGATAGCAGCATCTGATACAGACGGACTATCAAAATTGGTATTAGAAATGCAAAGGTGTGAAATAACTTTATCGCAACTAGGATATAATTCGGATGTAGATAATTCTGAAAACTTGAGGCGAATTGTGAAACGGTTGCCTATGCATCTGAGAGTGAAATGGGTTGATATAGCACATGTAATTAACAAATCTGGCAGGGAAGTACATTTTACCGACTTAGTGAAATTCGTTGATGAGAAATCACGTGTTGCCAGTTCAATGTATGGAATCGATCTCATTAAAGAAAATCGAACAGCGAAGTCAACTTCCGGTAAACCGCACGGTACAAAGCCTGTAAAAGATGTAACTACATTGACCACACACAGTAATTCTGATCagagaagaaatgaaagaaagtgccgttgttgccatggtaactgcCTGGATGTATCTGTATGTAGCAAATTTAAATCGATGAGACTAAATGAGAGAAAAGAACTGGTGGGAAAATTCAAGTTGTGTTACAACTCTTTGAAAGGCAACCATTCATCTAGCAACTGCAGAAAACCAAAGTCATGTACGGTACCCGGTTGCGAAGTGAAACATAATATGTTGTTACATAGTTGGAGCAGACCCAATCCTGAATCTTCGGCGACAAAGGCTGTGACTTGTGCATCTGTGAAGAACTCAAATGTGAAGAACTGTTTAGGAATTATACCAGTTATTGTGAATGCTGAAAATGGAAATTCCTGTCAGACATACGCTCTGTTAGATGACGGTGCATATAAAACCTTATGTGATGAGAGGTTGTTACAGTCTTTGAACGTCACAAGTAAACCTGTTACATTCAATATTTCAACGGTGAACTCAACAAGTAGTACCATTCACGGACAGGAAATAGATCTTACTGTAATGGCGGTGGACGAAAACAGAAATGAAGAAGTGACACTTTCCAAGGTGTGGTCAGTGAAGGAGCTTCCAATCTCAACAAGATCCGGAGCAGTAAATGTTGACTTAAAGAAATTACCCTACTTATCAGATATAGACATACCCCAAATTGACACAAACAATGTTATGCTACTGATCGGTACAGATTCTCCAGCTGCACATATTCCACTCGAAGTGCGTTCTGGAAACAGTGATCAACCGTACGCTGTGCGATCACAGTTAGGATGGGCAGTACGTGGTCCAGTTCAAGACACTTGTGCACCTGATACCGTTAATGTCCACTTTGAACAATCCAGAGACGTGTTACTGCAACAGCAACTGGAAAGAATGTGGAATACAGAATTTAATGATAGATCATTGAATGAAAATGAATCTATGTCTGTTGAAGACAAACATGCTCTGCATATTGTGGAATCATCTCTTACCCATGAAGATGGTCACTACAAAATTGGATTACCATGCAGGAAGGAGAATGCATCCTTGCCGAACAATATAGCTCTTGCCTAA
- the LOC123564620 gene encoding FMRFamide receptor-like: MHVKELNLKVNLTYGDDNIQDDEGDSLLQLMFIFWGVIMPVIGIIGIVGNILTGIVLFRREMRSTTVYFLRTLIITDTGIIAGAIMGVSVISITQLDKKEWLFNDVIYPHIFTPTNYFVMTLQTLNVWTTVAVSVERYIAICFPFKSINICNKRNAYIVIGVTTVFSIVYNIPRCFGTGFTTCGNNCYMIITTEFGKSEFYTIVYSEWLYTILIYIIPLLLLGVLNTLLIVELTRMRRRRRLSNTEENTEFNLSIVLVIIVVVFILCQTPGLVAQFQFLDPDFIMQWTCVSNTLFVLNSSVNFLIYTAVGKKFRTLLLRIIKNCLRRKTTRSGSYWNTDRELTTLTVVKETYGSGVNSDELSALKESEKG, from the coding sequence ATGCACGTGAAAGAATTGAACCTTAAGGTCAACCTGACCTACGGTGATGATAACATTCAAGATGATGAGGGCGATAGTTTGTTACAACTAATGTTTATATTCTGGGGCGTCATTATGCCAGTTATTGGCATAATCGGAATTGTTGGGAATATTTTAACTGGAATTGTTTTATTCCGACGAGAAATGAGATCTACAACAGTGTATTTCCTGCGAACGTTGATAATAACAGATACTGGAATTATAGCTGGTGCGATCATGGGAGTCTCAGTGATTTCTATTACGCAGCTTGATAAAAAAGAATGGTTATTTAATGATGTGATTTACCCGCATATTTTCACCCCAACGAACTACTTTGTGATGACCTTACAAACATTGAATGTTTGGACAACTGTTGCCGTGTCAGTAGAACGTTATATTGCAATTTGTTTTCCAttcaaatctataaatatatgtaacaaaCGTAACGCCTATATTGTAATTGGTGTAACAACAGTGTTTTCAATAGTTTATAACATTCCAAGGTGTTTTGGTACAGGATTTACCACATGCGGAAATAACTGTTACATGATAATAACTACAGAATTCGGAAAATCTGAGTTTTATACAATAGTTTATAGCGAATGGCTTTATACCATTCTTATCTATATCATTCCTCTTCTACTTTTAGGAGTTTTAAATACGTTACTAATAGTTGAATTGACACGCATGCGCAGAAGAAGGAGATTATCAAATACTGAAGAAAACACGGAATTTAATTTAAGTATTGTGCTTGTTATAATTGTAGTAGTGTTTATACTTTGTCAGACTCCTGGATTAGTGGCACAATTTCAGTTTCTTGACCCTGATTTTATAATGCAGTGGACATGTGTTAGTAACACATTGTTTGTGTTGAATTCATCAGTGAATTTTCTGATTTATACCGCTGTTGGAAAGAAATTCAGAACGCTTCTTTTAAGGATAATTAAAAATTGTCTACGTCGAAAGACCACACGTTCTGGTAGTTACTGGAATACCGATAGAGAACTTACTACTTTAACGGTCGTTAAGGAAACGTATGGATCAGGAGTAAACAGTGATGAACTATCTGCTCTAAAGGAAAGTGAAAAGGGATAA